The following coding sequences are from one Panicum hallii strain FIL2 chromosome 5, PHallii_v3.1, whole genome shotgun sequence window:
- the LOC112895565 gene encoding G-type lectin S-receptor-like serine/threonine-protein kinase At2g19130 isoform X1, which translates to MDIREDGDYGLTFNDMHTYIQLDSSGVIRLTKRGECNSILWSAPETVCDLDSYCGPQSLCIMSGSCECLSGFDRPLMRGWIGDFGCTRKVDLNGESTAAQPEEAFYPIDGIHRYPRGALVSQTTNMNRCESSCLRNSACTAFAYNKSCLLWFGELWNTVVLDSGSNGDRLYIRIATEQQQACSRAASLFCSQKKVVFLSVIGALALIAIGLIFLWRCRRKLFETRRVNGDGSLMIYSFVQIKDSTKGFSEKLGEGGFGCVFRAMLPDCTVVAVKKLKGLRQEEKQFRAEVQTIGMIQHINIVRLLGFCAEGSRRFLVYEHMANGSLSNYLFSKGSSKLSWELRYSMALGIARGLAYMHEGCRDCILHCDIKPDNVLLDAELCPKIADFGLAKLLGRDFSRVLTTMRGTIGYLAPEWISGVPITHKADVYSYGMVLLEIISGRRNSEKIKEGKFTYFPTYAAVRLNEGDDAMCLLDGGLEGNADAEQLNRACRVACWCIQDGEDCRPMMGQVVRMLEGVMDVEVPPVPWLLQKYIGMEDSTSGDSETVSEVSC; encoded by the coding sequence ATGGACATTCGTGAAGATGGAGACTATGGGCTAACATTCAATGACATGCATACATACATACAGTTAGATAGTTCTGGGGTAATTAGATTGACTAAACGAGGGGAATGCAACTCTATTTTATGGTCTGCTCCAGAAACTGTATGCGACCTTGATTCATATTGTGGACCACAAAGCCTCTGCATAATGTCTGGCTCCTGCGAATGTCTCTCTGGTTTTGATAGACCGTTGATGAGAGGATGGATTGGTGATTTTGGTTGTACAAGAAAGGTTGATCTTAATGGCGAAAGCACTGCTGCACAACCAGAAGAGGCATTTTATCCAATAGATGGCATCCACAGATATCCTCGGGGTGCTTTGGTGTCACAAACTACAAACATGAATCGGTGTGAATCCTCTTGCTTAAGGAACTCTGCTTGTACCGCCTTTGCTTACAATAAAAGTTGCTTACTTTGGTTCGGGGAGCTGTGGAATACAGTAGTGCTTGACTCTGGTTCAAACGGCGATCGTTTGTACATACGTATAGCAACTGAACAACAACAAGCTTGTTCTAGAGCTGCTTCTCTGTTTTGTTCCCAGAAAAAAGTGGTTTTTCTATCAGTGATTGGTGCGTTAGCCCTCATTGCTATTGGTCTGATTTTTTTGTGGAGATGCAGAAGAAAGCTATTTGAGACTAGAAGGGTGAATGGCGATGGAAGCCTCATGATCTACTCGTTTGTTCAAATAAAGGACTCAACAAAAGGTTTCTCTGAAAAACTCGGAGAAGGAGGGTTTGGTTGCGTTTTCAGAGCAATGTTACCAGATTGTACTGTCGTGGCTGTCAAGAAGCTAAAAGGCCTCAGACAGGAAGAGAAGCAATTTCGAGCAGAGGTGCAGACCATAGGTATGATTCAGCACATCAATATTGTTCGTCTGCTTGGGTTTTGTGCTGAAGGTAGTAGAAGGTTCCTGGTGTATGAACATATGGCAAATGGTTCTTTGAGCAACTACCTGTTTTCCAAGGGTTCCTCTAAGTTAAGCTGGGAGCTGCGGTACTCGATGGCACTTGGAATCGCACGCGGCCTGGCTTATATGCACGAGGGATGCAGGGATTGTATTTTACACTGTGACATAAAGCCAGACAACGTGCTTCTTGACGCAGAACTCTGTCCTAAGATTGCCGATTTTGGCCTGGCAAAGCTTCTTGGTCGAGACTTCAGCAGGGTACTGACAACGATGCGAGGCACCATCGGATACCTTGCACCGGAGTGGATCTCAGGGGTACCAATCACACATAAGGCTGATGTCTACAGCTATGGGATGGTGCTTCTCGAGATCATATCAGGGCGAAGGAATTCAGAGAAAATTAAGGAGGGGAAGTTTACATACTTTCCAACCTATGCTGCAGTTAGGTTGAACGAAGGAGATGATGCCATGTGCCTGCTGGATGGTGGTCTGGAAGGCAATGCTGATGCAGAGCAGCTGAACAGAGCCTGCAGAGTCGCCTGCTGGTGCATTCAGGACGGTGAAGATTGCAGGCCCATGATGGGGCAAGTTGTTCGCATGCTAGAAGGTGTCATGGATGTCGAGGTCCCTCCTGTTCCGTGGTTACTGCAAAAGTATATTGGCATGGAGGATTCCACCTCTGGAGATTCAGAGACAGTTTCTGAAGTCTCTTGTTAG
- the LOC112895565 gene encoding G-type lectin S-receptor-like serine/threonine-protein kinase At2g19130 isoform X2: MPPREGAFRGQVVDLITNSAGINKATGCTRKVDLNGESTAAQPEEAFYPIDGIHRYPRGALVSQTTNMNRCESSCLRNSACTAFAYNKSCLLWFGELWNTVVLDSGSNGDRLYIRIATEQQQACSRAASLFCSQKKVVFLSVIGALALIAIGLIFLWRCRRKLFETRRVNGDGSLMIYSFVQIKDSTKGFSEKLGEGGFGCVFRAMLPDCTVVAVKKLKGLRQEEKQFRAEVQTIGMIQHINIVRLLGFCAEGSRRFLVYEHMANGSLSNYLFSKGSSKLSWELRYSMALGIARGLAYMHEGCRDCILHCDIKPDNVLLDAELCPKIADFGLAKLLGRDFSRVLTTMRGTIGYLAPEWISGVPITHKADVYSYGMVLLEIISGRRNSEKIKEGKFTYFPTYAAVRLNEGDDAMCLLDGGLEGNADAEQLNRACRVACWCIQDGEDCRPMMGQVVRMLEGVMDVEVPPVPWLLQKYIGMEDSTSGDSETVSEVSC, from the coding sequence GTTGTACAAGAAAGGTTGATCTTAATGGCGAAAGCACTGCTGCACAACCAGAAGAGGCATTTTATCCAATAGATGGCATCCACAGATATCCTCGGGGTGCTTTGGTGTCACAAACTACAAACATGAATCGGTGTGAATCCTCTTGCTTAAGGAACTCTGCTTGTACCGCCTTTGCTTACAATAAAAGTTGCTTACTTTGGTTCGGGGAGCTGTGGAATACAGTAGTGCTTGACTCTGGTTCAAACGGCGATCGTTTGTACATACGTATAGCAACTGAACAACAACAAGCTTGTTCTAGAGCTGCTTCTCTGTTTTGTTCCCAGAAAAAAGTGGTTTTTCTATCAGTGATTGGTGCGTTAGCCCTCATTGCTATTGGTCTGATTTTTTTGTGGAGATGCAGAAGAAAGCTATTTGAGACTAGAAGGGTGAATGGCGATGGAAGCCTCATGATCTACTCGTTTGTTCAAATAAAGGACTCAACAAAAGGTTTCTCTGAAAAACTCGGAGAAGGAGGGTTTGGTTGCGTTTTCAGAGCAATGTTACCAGATTGTACTGTCGTGGCTGTCAAGAAGCTAAAAGGCCTCAGACAGGAAGAGAAGCAATTTCGAGCAGAGGTGCAGACCATAGGTATGATTCAGCACATCAATATTGTTCGTCTGCTTGGGTTTTGTGCTGAAGGTAGTAGAAGGTTCCTGGTGTATGAACATATGGCAAATGGTTCTTTGAGCAACTACCTGTTTTCCAAGGGTTCCTCTAAGTTAAGCTGGGAGCTGCGGTACTCGATGGCACTTGGAATCGCACGCGGCCTGGCTTATATGCACGAGGGATGCAGGGATTGTATTTTACACTGTGACATAAAGCCAGACAACGTGCTTCTTGACGCAGAACTCTGTCCTAAGATTGCCGATTTTGGCCTGGCAAAGCTTCTTGGTCGAGACTTCAGCAGGGTACTGACAACGATGCGAGGCACCATCGGATACCTTGCACCGGAGTGGATCTCAGGGGTACCAATCACACATAAGGCTGATGTCTACAGCTATGGGATGGTGCTTCTCGAGATCATATCAGGGCGAAGGAATTCAGAGAAAATTAAGGAGGGGAAGTTTACATACTTTCCAACCTATGCTGCAGTTAGGTTGAACGAAGGAGATGATGCCATGTGCCTGCTGGATGGTGGTCTGGAAGGCAATGCTGATGCAGAGCAGCTGAACAGAGCCTGCAGAGTCGCCTGCTGGTGCATTCAGGACGGTGAAGATTGCAGGCCCATGATGGGGCAAGTTGTTCGCATGCTAGAAGGTGTCATGGATGTCGAGGTCCCTCCTGTTCCGTGGTTACTGCAAAAGTATATTGGCATGGAGGATTCCACCTCTGGAGATTCAGAGACAGTTTCTGAAGTCTCTTGTTAG
- the LOC112895565 gene encoding G-type lectin S-receptor-like serine/threonine-protein kinase At2g19130 isoform X3 yields MIYSFVQIKDSTKGFSEKLGEGGFGCVFRAMLPDCTVVAVKKLKGLRQEEKQFRAEVQTIGMIQHINIVRLLGFCAEGSRRFLVYEHMANGSLSNYLFSKGSSKLSWELRYSMALGIARGLAYMHEGCRDCILHCDIKPDNVLLDAELCPKIADFGLAKLLGRDFSRVLTTMRGTIGYLAPEWISGVPITHKADVYSYGMVLLEIISGRRNSEKIKEGKFTYFPTYAAVRLNEGDDAMCLLDGGLEGNADAEQLNRACRVACWCIQDGEDCRPMMGQVVRMLEGVMDVEVPPVPWLLQKYIGMEDSTSGDSETVSEVSC; encoded by the coding sequence ATGATCTACTCGTTTGTTCAAATAAAGGACTCAACAAAAGGTTTCTCTGAAAAACTCGGAGAAGGAGGGTTTGGTTGCGTTTTCAGAGCAATGTTACCAGATTGTACTGTCGTGGCTGTCAAGAAGCTAAAAGGCCTCAGACAGGAAGAGAAGCAATTTCGAGCAGAGGTGCAGACCATAGGTATGATTCAGCACATCAATATTGTTCGTCTGCTTGGGTTTTGTGCTGAAGGTAGTAGAAGGTTCCTGGTGTATGAACATATGGCAAATGGTTCTTTGAGCAACTACCTGTTTTCCAAGGGTTCCTCTAAGTTAAGCTGGGAGCTGCGGTACTCGATGGCACTTGGAATCGCACGCGGCCTGGCTTATATGCACGAGGGATGCAGGGATTGTATTTTACACTGTGACATAAAGCCAGACAACGTGCTTCTTGACGCAGAACTCTGTCCTAAGATTGCCGATTTTGGCCTGGCAAAGCTTCTTGGTCGAGACTTCAGCAGGGTACTGACAACGATGCGAGGCACCATCGGATACCTTGCACCGGAGTGGATCTCAGGGGTACCAATCACACATAAGGCTGATGTCTACAGCTATGGGATGGTGCTTCTCGAGATCATATCAGGGCGAAGGAATTCAGAGAAAATTAAGGAGGGGAAGTTTACATACTTTCCAACCTATGCTGCAGTTAGGTTGAACGAAGGAGATGATGCCATGTGCCTGCTGGATGGTGGTCTGGAAGGCAATGCTGATGCAGAGCAGCTGAACAGAGCCTGCAGAGTCGCCTGCTGGTGCATTCAGGACGGTGAAGATTGCAGGCCCATGATGGGGCAAGTTGTTCGCATGCTAGAAGGTGTCATGGATGTCGAGGTCCCTCCTGTTCCGTGGTTACTGCAAAAGTATATTGGCATGGAGGATTCCACCTCTGGAGATTCAGAGACAGTTTCTGAAGTCTCTTGTTAG
- the LOC112895566 gene encoding GDSL esterase/lipase At5g45910-like has translation MGKLCLLVCAVSLLLAVVSSPESVLAASSPPPARRRYGSIFSLGDSYADTGNGPVVFGWHSIANPVMRPPYGSTFFGRPTGRNCDGRLPIDFLAESLGLPLVPPFLARSGTATFRRGANFAVGGATALDASFFHRWDPPGGSVFPLNTSLGVQMQWFESLKPSLCATTKQCKELFGRSLFFVGAFGANDYLLSLAAKSIDEVRSFVPDVVRNISMAVERLIRHGATTLVVPGVIPVGCAPPVLVTFADPDPAGYDPRTGCLKAINDLAAHHNALLQDALRELQAKQRPAGAVTVVYADFFRPVIEMVTSPAKFGFEDVLTLCCGGPGRFHYNKQVFCGDPGAIRCRDPSARLFWDGVHLTEAAYRHVAAGWLSSIESPRSAGAGTNRTAPTATVEFPC, from the exons ATGGGCAAGCTCTGCCTCTTGGTGTGCGCCGTCTCGCTTCTCCTCGCTGTGGTCTCGTCGCCGGAGTCCGTACTGGCGGCGTCGTCGCCGCCCCCCGCCCGGCGCCGCTACGGCTCCATCTTCAGCCTCGGCGACTCGTACGCGGACACCGGCAACGGACCCGTCGTCTTCGGCTGGCACTCCATCGCCAACCCCGTCATGCGCCCGCCCTATGGCTCCACCTTCTTCGGCCGCCCCACCGGCCGCAACTGCGACGGCCGCCTCCCCATCGACTTCCTCG CTGAGAGCCTGGGCCTGCCGCTCGTCCCGCCGTTCCTGGCGCGCAGCGGGACCGCCACCTTCCGCCGCGGCGCCAACTTCGCCGTCGGCGGCGCCACCGCCCTCGACGCCAGCTTCTTCCACCGCTGGGATCCCCCGGGCGGCAGCGTGTTCCCGCTCAACACCAGCCTAGGCGTGCAGATGCAGTGGTTCGAGTCGCTCAAGCCCTCGCTCTGCGCCACAACCAAGC AATGCAAGGAGCTGTTCGGCAGATCACTCTTCTTCGTCGGCGCATTCGGGGCCAACGACTATCTCCTCTCCTTGGCTGCCAAGAGCATCGACGAAGTCAGATCGTTCGTTCCGGACGTCGTCAGGAACATCTCCATGGCCGTCGAG AGGCTGATCCGGCACGGGGCGACGACGCTGGTGGTCCCCGGCGTGATCCCGGTGGGCTGCGCGCCGCCGGTCCTCGTCACGTTCGCCGACCCCGACCCGGCAGGCTACGACCCCCGGACGGGCTGCCTGAAAGCGATCAACGACCTCGCCGCCCACCACAACGCGCTGCTACAGGACGCCCTGCGCGAGCTCCAGGCCAAGCAGCGCCCGGCCGGCGCCGTCACCGTCGTCTACGCCGACTTCTTCCGACCCGTCATCGAGATGGTCACGTCGCCGGCCAAGTTCG GGTTCGAAGACGTTCTTACACTCTGCTGTGGAGGGCCGGGGAGGTTCCACTACAACAAGCAGGTTTTCTGCGGCGATCCGGGGGCCATCAGGTGCAGGGATCCATCTGCCCGGCTGTTCTGGGACGGTGTGCATCTGACGGAGGCGGCCTACCGGCACGTCGCCGCCGGCTGGCTGAGCAGCATAGAGTCGCCGCGAAGTGCCGGAGCTGGTACCAACAGGACGGCTCCAACTGCAACCGTGGAGTTCCCGTGCTAA